The following are encoded together in the Corticium candelabrum chromosome 1, ooCorCand1.1, whole genome shotgun sequence genome:
- the LOC134184213 gene encoding SWI/SNF-related matrix-associated actin-dependent regulator of chromatin subfamily B member 1-like, translating into MAALKTYGKKPHVFQIPGSDEKYMIGSEVGNYLRMYRGSLYKKFPSLWRKVATLEERKHILSLGLGHSNLATNVTLLRASEVDDLLEGGDEKYKGGGEKEEGPAAASLVRQNKRTTAWLPQLPATSHHLDPVPSRTPVNRVKVGTKRLRSQPLLFDDHDPGVIRHHGSQHEILLPIRIDLDIEGHKLRDVFTWNKNEKLILPEQFAKIMCDDLDVPSHIFVPAIAGAIHQQCEQHCEDEVVHDEDDRRVVIKLNIHVGNMSLVDQFEWDLSCPDNNPEEFARSLCSDLGLGGEFVSAVAYSIHGQLEWHSRTYAFTEAPLPPLSVAVRLQSDTEMWSPRVDTLSSAEMEKKQRDQDRNTRRMRRLAQAAPTW; encoded by the exons ATGGCCGCATTGAAAACTTACGGCAAGAAGCCACACGTTTTTCAAATTCCAGGCAGCGACGAGAAGTACATGATAGGATCGGAAGTGGGCAACTACTTACGCATGTACCGCGGATCGCTCTACAAGAAGTTTCCGTCACTGTGGAGGAAAGTGGCGACCCTAGAGGAGAGAAAACACATCCTATCACTTGGTCTCGGACACAGCAATCTTGCCACCAATGTCACGTTGCTGAGAGCCAGTGAAGTAGATGATTTGTTGGAGGGAGGTGATGAGAAATACAAAGGTGGAGGTGAGAAGGAAGAAGGTCCTGCTGCTGCTTCGCTTGTGAGGCAGAATAAACGGACGACTGCGTGGTTGCCGCAGTTGCCTGCCACGTCGCATCACCTCGATCCGGTTCCAAGTCGTACGCCGGTCAATAGAGTGAAAGTCGGGACGAAGAGATTGAGGAGTCAACcactact GTTTGATGACCATGATCCTGGAGTTATAAGGCATCATGGGTCTCAACATGAGATTCTTCTACCCATCAGAATCGACTTGGACATAGAAGGACACAAACTACGAGATGTTTTCACTTGGAACAAAaatg aaaaGCTGATACTACCAGAGCAGTTTGCTAAAATAATGTGTGACGACCTCGATGTTCCTTCCCATATCTTTGTCCCTGCCATTGCTGGTGCCATTCATCAACAGTGTGAACAACATTGCGAAGACGAAGTCGTACATGATGAAGATGATCGTCGTGTCGTCATCAAACTCAACATCCATGTCGGCAACATGTCGTTAGTCGATCAGTTTGAGTGGGATCTCAGTTGCCCGGACAACAACCCTGAAGAATTTGCTCGAAGTCTTTGCTCTGATTTAGGGCTCGGTGGCGAGTTTGTGTCTGCAGTTGCCTATAGCATACATGGACAGTTGGAATGGCATTCAAGAACGTATGCATTTACCGAAGCTCCTCTCCCACCTTTATCTGTTGCTGTCAGACTACAGAGTGACACAGAAATGTGGAGTCCAAGGGTGGACACATTGTCGAGTGCCGAAATGGAGAAGAAGCAGAGAGATCAGGACAGAAATACGAGGAGAATGAGACGATTAGCTCAAGCTGCACCCACTTGGTAG
- the LOC134184222 gene encoding transmembrane protein 209-like gives MRPCESVDVGLVIKRKAAAKEVQDKLQRGTRNLILALAVFVARKYELVSRFLPFGQPFVPYFEVLALITFSLNCLVNFLQYLSLTLGFRTLSISEGQARLLKVTNQNVRGITVATSVASSPSQNSPVTVTQFRPHYSSFTPPSRWSPTTPQSVMSSSLHSSLGSASYIDTSLDSSFVRLRNSTGHRRSTGYDDHISDSTSLNRFVREQEELEEQYQRTMRLSPQQQHLHFDSSGRSPDLPLGKYQAGVLSSSPSVRDEEDSFGHSTTRSEEVWQQLKINKSDLELWTENCRKWISVTLVKRLATEIDAINATLVSIGSRDIQIGSVSLSTLRQIATVKSQQVPSLAVVVPYLEVFTNQEYLVQRIRDLSRGDSLNCYRWNSGGRWNGRGWDNELPNDTQILLHLVCTYLDARLPPNPRQPDRKAFSTHYVIRAPSKHDPKKKEREICLYQTRTNPPHMKVVIRNAIVDVPKGRNNFFHSLIAFLHHLKVEEKGMLGRTNLSLSGLNILTILELD, from the exons ATGCGACCTTGCGAGAGCGTGGATGTCGGCCTGGTAATCAAAAGAAAAGCTGCTGCGAAGGAAGTTCAAGATAAACTACAGCGAGGAACGAGAAACCTAATACTCGCGCTTGCAGTATTTGTAGCAag GAAGTATGAGCTTGTGAGCAGGTTTCTGCCATTTGGTCAACCGTTCGTACCTTATTTTG AGGTTCTTGCTCTCATCACATTCTCTCTAAACTGCCTTGTCAATTTTCTTCAATACTTGTCTCTGACTCTTGGTTTCCGTACTCTCTCCATCTCCGAAGGTCAAGCACGTTTACTCAAAGTTACCAACCAAA ATGTGCGTGGAATCACAGTTGCTACCTCGGTGGCTTCTTCTCCCAGTCAAAATTCTCCAGTGACTGTCACTCAATTTCGTCCTCATTATTCATCGTTTACTCCACCATCAAGGTGGTCACCCACAACGCCACAG AGTGTTATGTCCAGTAGTCTTCATTCTAGTCTTGGCTCTGCTTCCTATATTGATACATCTCTTGATTCAAG TTTTGTACGACTTCGAAACTCAACTGGTCACAGAAGATCAACAG GTTACGATGACCACATCTCAGATTCAACATCACTGAATCGTTTTGTTAGAGAGCAAGAAGAACTAGAAGAACAATATCAACGAA CTATGCGATTAAGTCCTCAACAGCAGCATCTTCACTTTGACTCTTCAGGTCGTTCACCTGATCTCCCTCTGGGGAAGTATCAGGCAGGAGTGTTGTCTTCTTCACCGTCTGTGAGGGACGAGGAAGACAGCTTTGGACATTCAACAACAAGATCAGAAGAA GTGTGGCAGCAGCTTAAGATCAACAAATCTGATCTCGAATTATGGACAGAGAACTGTCGCAAG TGGATATCAGTTACTTTAGTCAAACGACTTGCCACAGAGATTGATGCCATTAATGCAACTCTCGTCAGTATTGGCAGTCGTGACATTCAGATTGGCA gtgtgagTCTCAGCACTCTTCGTCAGATAGCTACAGTCAAGTCACAGCAGGTGCCTTcacttgctgttgttgtgccATATCTTGAAGTTTTCACGAATCAGGAGTATTTGGTGCAGAGAATACGAG ATCTCAGTCGTGGCGACAGCTTGAACTGTTACCGTTGGAACAGTGGAGGACGGTGGAATGGAAGAGGTTGGGACAATGAGTTACCCAATGACACTCAA ATTTTACTGCATCTTGTTTGTACTTATTTGGATGCTCGTCTCCCTCCAAACCCTCGACAGCCTGATCGTAAGGCATTTTCAACTCATTATGTTATCCGAGCGCCGAGCAAACACGATCCAAAGAAGAAGGAACGTGAGATTTGTCTTTATCAGACAAGAACGAATCCTCCACATATGAAG GTGGTTATCAGGAATGCTATTGTAGATGTTCCAAAG GGTCGAAACAATTTCTTTCATTCACTCATTGCTTTTCTCCATCACCTCAAAGTAGAAGAGAAGGGAATGCTAGG gaGAACCAACTTATCTCTCTCAGGACTGAATATTCTGACAATTTTGGAACTAGACTAA
- the LOC134194139 gene encoding testis-specific serine/threonine-protein kinase 3-like has translation MAAIRDNQKSLKSRFLARNGYILAGTIGLGNYAKVKQAYDRKCRRNVAIKIVDKNRTPQDYLTKFFPREIDHLKKLKHKNVAELLDVIEDDSSLYIVLELADAGDLLEYIRVRKMLSEPTARHFFKQMCAGMKYCHNRGIVHRDLKCENVLICSDQTAKICDFGFATKVDNRMFLTTFCGSTAYASPEILQGQPYNGFKADVWSMGIVLYAMVFGTLPFADQRVKIQIAQMQSRDYPKFQSVRPRKEVSRSLIQLLRKILVVSFHERPVVTAIEKATWLQAISKTQSFHPDSTLPNSVTASVNRSRPITQDGDNVCHIQCLPISVPTEYQQRHIKITPTINCNHLPSLVPPGQHTPDLRTDFCHALRMIGRVRRQVPLHNVNCHGVAGRTPHRLSIQSRQPTTSCRKFALNNSWKPEVSSNTEMQNKQ, from the exons ATGGCTGCAATCAGAGACAACCAGAAATCACTCAAGTCACGTTTTCTTGCTAGAAACGGTTACATACTAGCCGGTACTATTGGCCTAGGAAATTACGCGAAAGTAAAGCAAGCCTACGACAGAAAATGCAGAAGAAAC GTTGCAATTAAAATCGTTGACAAGAATAGAACACCGCAAGACTACCTCACAAAATTTTTTCCGCGAGAAATTGACCAtctcaaaaaattaaaacacaaaaatgtg GCGGAATTACTCGACGTGATCGAGGACGACTCTAGCCTATACATTGTTCTCGAGCTAGCCGACGCTGGAGATCTACTGGAATACATTCGCGTACGCAAAATGCTGTCCGAACCAACTGCCCGTCACTTTTTCAAACAGATGTGTGCTGGAATGAAATACTGCCACAATCGCGGAATCGTTCACAG AGACTTGAAATGTGAAAACGTTCTTATCTGCTCCGATCAAACGGCAAAAATTTGTG ATTTTGGCTTCGCTACAAAAGTGGACAACAGAATGTTTCTCACTACGTTTTGTGGATCGACTGCCTACGCATCTCCCGAGATACTTCAAGGCCAGCCGTACAACGGCTTCAAAGCAGACGTTTGGAGCAT GGGTATCGTACTGTATGCCATGGTGTTTGGCACGTTACCGTTTGCCGACCAGCGTGTTAAGATTCAGATAGCCCAAATGCAAAGCAGAGACTATCCCAAGTTTCAATCAGTTCGACCGCGAAAAGAAGTCTCAAGAA GTCTCATCCAACTTCTGCGTAAAATACTTGTTGTCTCGTTTCATGAGCGTCCAGTCGTGACAGCAATAGAAAAGGCAACTTGGCTACAG GCAATTTCCAAGACTCAATCGTTTCATCCCGACTCGACTCTGCCCAATTCCGTAACAGCTTCCGTCAACAGATCTCGACCGATCACTCAGGACGGCGATAATGTTTGTCACATTCAATGTCTGCCCATTTCTGTTCCCACCGAGTATCAACAGCGACACATCAAGATCACCCCAACTATAAACTGCAATCACCTTCCATCACTAGTACCTCCCGGCCAACATACACCTGATTTGCGAACTGACTTTTGTCATGCTCTCAGGATGATAGGACGTGTGAGACGGCAAGTGCCACTTCATAATGTTAATTGTCATGGAGTCGCCGGCAGGACGCCACACCGTCTCTCTATACAATCGAGACAGCCTACAACATCATGTAGAAAGTTCGCATTGAACAATTCATGGAAACCAGAGGTTTCCTCCAATACAGAGATGCAAAATAAACAGTGA
- the LOC134178248 gene encoding rasGAP-activating-like protein 1, translated as MPQNTTVYVKVGEGKDLPAKDITGSSDPFCTVRIDNEEVARTDTVFKSLSPFWGEEFTLHVPTGFQNLSVYVYDEDTFSKDDIIGKVSLNKEDIIAPIRGVEKWFKLTPVDKDSEVQGEVNVELSIDDTKDTILVQVIVKSARDLAAKDTTGTSDPFIQLVCGDNKLATSVVKKTRFPHWNEGFTFELTKPLNPSASVQFICNDWDRMSHNDFLGQFTVLLSSLTPSYIYKEWYRLQPRSYLGDEREHELGSIRLKVRCTEQNVLQSYCYEPMKGLLLDALSHFEDGGKDFFDVLQEVMVIDLTEMATVLVKVYLGCDEITSFLDCLCQEDIKACENPTTLFRGNSLGSKAADQFMKVVSMPYLHQTLGSVVNLIYAENKYCELDPTKIERKERQVLESSEEILLGYLTTILNSVLGSASQCPPVLKDFFRILVQRVRERFPDSMDLPYTAVSSFVILRFFAAALLSPKLFGLRREHPNGQVLRTLTLAAKILQTIGNLVQDVGNSKEAYMAPFRTFVLHHIPKLRNFIDMLVQADSQAQKRTPSDPSRSVFDPKSVLLSGYMSKRSADHVTSVVGPLTFKKRFFRLSHKTLSYANSDYEQVKKDILVSTICAVERVDKNAFQRKNMLQVIQRLSDGELSTTYISTKNVNEQTEWLSAIRKVCVCNRRMLRLHHPGAYRSGKWTCCRCKPKLVPGCSVVRSAVISDWRDPLDSDMELQTIYSQLHVGRDKIRRKYESMFTDGGCRMLRTLLRVIDRLEKEHELHSKE; from the exons ATGCCACAGAACACTACAGTCTACGTCAAAGTTGGAGAAGGAAAAGACCTTCCAGCCAAAGACAT AACAGGCTCTAGTGATCCGTTCTGTACCGTTCGAATCGACAACGAGGAAGTAGCAAG GACTGATACTGTGTTCAAGAGTTTGTCTCCGTTTTGGGGAGAGGAGTTTACTCTACATGTACCAACTGGTTTCCAGAATTTGTCAGTTTATGTGTATGATGAGGACACATTCAG TAAAGATGATATTATAGGGAAAGTGTCACTCAATAAAGAAGACATTATTGCACCTATCAGAG gtGTGGAGAAATGGTTTAAACTAACACCTGTTGATAAAGATTCAGAAGTGCAAGGAGAAGTCAACGTAGAATTGTCAATTGATGACACA AAGGACACGATATTGGTTCAGGTTATTGTGAAAAGTGCCAG AGATTTGGCTGCCAAAGATACGACAGGAACATCCGATCCATTTATTCAACTTGTGTGTGGAGACAACAAGCTTGCAACTTCG GTTGTGAAGAAAACTCGATTTCCACATTGGAACGAAGGGTTTACATTTGAGCTCACAAAACCGCTGAATCCATCAGCAAGTGTTCAGTTCATATGCAACGATTGGGATCGGATGAGTCACAATGACTTTCTAGGACAG TTTACAGTGTTACTGTCTTCTTTGACTCCGAGTTACATTTATAAAGAGTGGTACAGGCTGCAGCCACGATCATACTTGGGTGATGAAAG AGAGCATGAACTTGGGTCTATCAGACTGAAAGTACGTTGTACCGAACAGAATGTATTGCAATCTTATTGTTATGAACCTATGAAAGGATTGTTGCTTGATGCTTTGAGCCATTTTGAG GATGGTGGCAAGGATTTTTTTGACGTTCTACAAGAAGTAATGGTTATTGATCTCACAGAAATGGCCACAGTGTTGGTCAAAGTCTACCTGGGCTGTGATGAAATTACCTCATTTCTTGATTGTTTATGTCAAGAGGATATCAAAGCATGTG AAAATCCAACCACGTTGTTTAGAGGCAACTCACTGGGCTCTAAAGCTGCAGACCAATTCATGAAG GTTGTTAGTATGCCTTATCTTCATCAAACACTGGGTAGTGTTGTCAATCTTATCTATGCGGAGAATAAGTATTGTGAGTTGGATCCAACAAAAATTGAACGAAAGGAAAG GCAAGTCTTAGAGAGCAGTGAAGAAATCCTTCTTGGCTACCTCACTACTATTCTGAACTCTGTCTTGGGTTCGGCTTCTCAGTGTCCACCTGTATTGAAGGATTTCTTTAGAATTCTTGTTCAACGGGTGAGAGAGAGATTTCCAGACAGCATG GATCTTCCATACACCGCGGTTAGCAGctttgtcattttgcgtttCTTTGCTGCTGCCCTGCTTTCTCCCAAGTTGTTTGGTTTGCGTCGAGAGCATCCGAATGGCCAAGTTTTACGGACTCTAACTCTAGCTGCTAAGATCCTACAGACGATTGGTAATCTTGTGCAAGATGTTGGAAACAGCAAGGAGGCTTACATGGCTCCCTTCCGTACTTTCGTTTTGCATCACATTCCTAAATTAAGGAATTTTATTGACATGCTTGTTCAAGCAGATAGTCAAGCTCAAA AACGGACTCCATCAGACCCTTCTCGCTCTGTATTTGATCCCAAAAGCGTTCTTCTGTCTGGCTATATGTCAAAGAGGTCTgctgatcacgtgacttctgtTGTTGGACCACTGACGTTTAAGAAGCGTTTCTTTCGTCTTTCGCACAAGACACTGTCATATGCAAACTCGGATTACGAGCAG GTGAAAAaggacattcttgtgagcACAATTTGTGCTGTTGAACGAGTAGACAAAAATGCATTTCAACGTAAAAACATGCTGCAGGTGATTCAGCGACTTTCTGATGGAGAGCTGTCGACTACTTACATTTCCACTAAG AATGTCAATGAACAGACGGAATGGTTGTCTGCCATACGGAAGGTATGCGTGTGTAATCGCCGCATGCTACGTTTGCACCATCCCGGTGCTTACCGATCAGGAAAATGGACTTGCTGCAGATGCAAACCAAAGCTTG TGCCAGGCTGCAGTGTTGTTCGCTCTGCTGTGATTAGCGACTGGAGGGATCCTCTTGACTCTGACATGGAACTACAAACAATCTACAGTCAGCTGCATGTTGGACGAGACAAAATCCGGAGAAAATATGAAAGCATGTTTACAGATGGAGGCTGTAGAATGTTGAGAACGTTGCTTCGAGTGATAGACCGACTGGAGAAAGAACACGAACTTCACAGCAAAGAGT AA
- the LOC134189274 gene encoding SUZ domain-containing protein 1-like: MSTEEEIADSWEDIDDDELERRMEEREHARQAKELKEAVNQSNVDWDEMPRTRRKEPRIQLLKRDPTQQKGVLMSDDQQQGKAVKSLAEREAEYMEARARIMGKPGDGVSVQSKAVVSTEKSGSNKPSNTTRNPRAPGSGKGFDNKNR; encoded by the exons ATGTCAACAGAAGAGGAGATTGCGGATAGTTGGGAggacattgatgatgat GAACTCGAGAGACGTATGGAAGAGCGAGAACACGCACGCCAAGCGAAAGAATTGAA GGAAGCTGTCAACCAATCAAATGTCGATTGGGATGAAATGCCTCGAACAAGACGGAAAGAACCTCGG ATTCAGCTCTTGAAAAGAGATCCGACTCAACAGAAAGGTGTGTTGATGTCTGACGATCAGCAGCAAGGAAAAGCAGTGAAGTCACTAGCTGAACGTGAAGCAGAATACATGGAAGCAAG GGCTCGAATTATGGGAAAGCCAGGCGACGGTGTTTCTGTCCAATCAAAGGCGGTGGTTTCCACTGAAAAATCAGGAAGCAACAAGCCTTCCAACACTACAAGAAATCCACG GGCTCCAGGCAGTGGCAAAGGATTTGATAATAAAAATCGGTAG
- the LOC134179856 gene encoding uncharacterized protein LOC134179856: MSVSVLVALLTALLVATTHCHEFIHPLSNLKIAATVQQLDDNISIEAAPTVLQTSGSFVQVTWSGVSKPSKHDWIGVYAPREADYTKKAPIKYQYAHASSTHMSHGFGSLRFHMVNMRTDIGFVFFRHGIHHPAVASVSNRVIFQNPNEPLQIHLALTHNPRTISVSWVSGAVSNPQVKWGELSEKYSHWSKAVWSTYSASDLCGEPAATLGWREPGWLIAANITNLLPDTFYYYIVGDDKYGWSKELSFVSPKLPNSSVTTKVVAFGDMGNGMVDESLQHWEQQPSLKTTKLISQRISETDIVLHIGDMSYAVGYAAEWDEFFDQISPIASHVPYMVCIGNHERDFPHSNGYFDGTDSGGECGVPHERRFLMPRPRPDEPWYGVKYGNIHFIFMSTEHDWRPGSAQAVFLERELASVNRSQTPWVVFSGHRPMYVDSTDAFGRGSDTVVSKSLRQHVEHLLQLYGVDLALWGHHHSYQRSCPVYNETCTASGTTHVVIGMAGQSLSHTFRPIKPVWAVYLDDKHHGYSRFEANGTHLTFTYIRNDDNDVHDQFTLVK; the protein is encoded by the exons ATGAGTGTCTCCGTTCTTGTAGCGCTGCTCACTGCTCTTTTAGTGGCCACAACTCATTGCCATGAGTTCATCCACCCTCTTTCTAACCTGAAAATTGCTGCAACAGTTCAACAGCTCG ACGACAATATAAGCATTGAGGCCGCTCCAACAGTGTTGCAAACATCAGGAAGTTTTGTGCAAGTTACATGGTCAGGAGTGAGCAAACCAAGCAAACATGACTGGATCGGAGTCTATGCACCAAGGGAAGCCGACTATACAAAAAAGGCACCGATTAAGTATCAA TATGCTCACGCTAGTTCTACTCACATGTCACATGGTTTTGGGAGTTTGAGGTTTCATATGGTGAATATGAGAACAGACATTGGATTTGTGTTTTTTCGTCATG GTATACATCATCCAGCTGTAGCATCAGTTTCCAACAGAGTAATATTTCAAAATCCAAACGAGCCATTGCAAATACACTTAGCTTTGACTCACAATCCAAGAACAATAAG TGTTTCGTGGGTGAGTGGGGCAGTTAGTAATCCACAGGTAAAGTGGGGTGAGTTATCAGAGAAGTACTCACACTGGTCTAAG GCGGTATGGAGTACGTACAGTGCATCTGATCTGTGTGGTGAACCTGCAGCAACGCTTGGATGGAGAGAGCCTGGGTGGCTTATTGCTGCTAATATAACAAA TCTACTTCCTGATACCTTCTACTATTATATTGTGGGAGATGATAAATATGGTTGGAGTAAGGAATTGTCTTTTGTATCACCCAAACTACCCAATTCGTCTGTTACAACAAAGGTTGTGGCTTTTGGTG ATATGGGCAATGGAATGGTAGATGAAAGCTTACAACACTGGGAACAGCAACCATCtctcaaaacaacaaaattgaTCTCTCAACGTATCTCTGAGACTGATATTGTTTTGCACATCGGAGACATGTCTTATGCTGTTGGATATGCTGCAGAG TGGGATGAATTCTTTGATCAAATCTCACCGATTGCATCACATGTACCTTACATGGTGTGTATTGGCAATCATGAACGAGATTTTCCACACTCCAA TGGATATTTTGATGGTACAGACTCTGGTGGTGAGTGTGGTGTTCCACACGAGCGGCGATTTCTTATGCCAAGGCCACGTCCAGATGAGCCATG GTATGGTGTGAAATATGGGAATATTCACTTTATATTCATGAGCACCGAGCATGACTGGAGGCCAGGATCAGCCCAAGCTGTATTTCTCGAACGTGAGTTGGCATCAGTCAATCGCTCTCAGACACCATGGGTTGTTTTCTCTGGACACAG ACCGATGTATGTTGACAGCACTGATGCTTTCGGTCGTGGTTCTGATACCGTAGTTTCGAAATCATTGAGACAACACGTAGAGCACCTGTTGCAG TTGTATGGGGTGGACTTGGCATTATGGGGTCATCACCATTCATACCAACGAAGTTGTCCTGTGTACAATGAAACATGCACGGCATCCGGTACTACACACGTTGTTATTGGAATGGCGGGACAGTCTTTATCACACACATTTCG ACCAATAAAGCCAGTGTGGGCTGTTTATCTGGATGATAAG